TCGACGTCGGTGTGCTCGACGTAGTTGAAGGGCGTCTTCGGTTCATCGACCTTCATGTGTCCATAGTCCTTGTCCGCCGGATGGTACGTCTGCAGTACGTTCATCTCATCGAATTTCGCGCTTTTCCGGTGTCTAGTGAAAGCAAAATGGAAAAAGATTCAGAAAACCCCACTACAATTTTTTGAGTTTCTTACGCTGCGGCCGAATGTTTATCGAAGCTGCTGGACGATTTCAGGATACCCTTGCAGGGCTTTTTTGCATCCGGCGAGTCCGAATTATTGGACATTTTACGTACTCTGGCTTCCGGGTCAATTTTGGCGGCTTTCTTCCCTTAGTCTGGGAAACTGTTCGTTCgctaaaacaagaaaaaaaataaatcaatgcaAATGTTGATCGACGTTTGTTTTGCCATGAAACAAAACACTGAAACTGATAATTCGTGACTAATCTCTTACATCAGACCGGGTCGGAATGATTACAAGCAATGAGCAAAGGGCAACGGGCTAACTCGTCGTTGGAATCGATGATGTCGTTGTTCTAAGCCATGAATTCAATGGCAAATAAAGAACCTGCTACGCAAATAAACTAATTAGCGAATACAAGAGAAATCCAATGGAATTATCCACTTGTCAATCGATGGATAAACAACAAAGATCCCCGAGGGTTCTTTATGTGTGCCTCGATTTGCTCTGCATTGTCCcgtatatataaaaaaaaacttgcattgAAAAACATAACTATCCTTACTTAAAGCAAGGcgataaaaaagtaaataatgaatttaatgAACCGCGGTACACCCATCGATACTTACCAATGAAAAACCGGATCTTCTCTGAAAAATACCGCACGGTACCGACAGacgttttattttggttttccaATTCAGCAAGAGTTTTTCACCTTCGACAAACAACGCACAAACGATAGAAATGGAAATGGCTTGCCCGGATAATTGACGCAACAAGACCAAATTTTCTTTAACTTCTAGAGATACGAAAATTAtgcggctgctgctgttgctttcTCCTCTAAACTTTTTCTGCTTCAcggtttttttagttatttttcttctgatttcAAACGATGGCGTCGATATTTTTATCGATATATTTGACAGCTTGCTACGCCTATACGCTTAATTTCATTCACCCATAATATGGCTTTGTCGGTTCCAAATTGAATTGAGATGGGACCTGGATAgctaaggcggcatccataaattacgtaacgcaaaaaatgcacttttttgaccccctctccccccgtTTGTCACAAATTGTAACGTTTTTatgtacccccctatgaaaattacgtaacgctgataattacccccccccccccatcttctctcgtttttaaatactgattttcgaagttaaaaaaaatgtatcgtacatttttttaacgttcttcaaagCGTAATTAATATCTTtacaaatcgcttcttagtactcattgatgataactctctcataaaatagattgattgtcttattacgagttaCTCTGTGCTTGTTATGCTTTATTATGTTGAGTTGCTTTATTATGTGACAAGAGCATAGCTTGTTATGCAAgatatactccacttagtaatcttcgtcagaataaacaaaattgcattttttaaatcaattgagaaaaaatagcaaaatttccgtcttaaggttgaattgacTTCTTGGGGGTAGATGTACCTCATATTCGGTTTtgcaacggttatttcacggatattcaaaacacattttaagaAATCTGTCGGCAAACAGGCAACCCTGCCGTAACCATCACAGTTCTGTCAACCGACTGattgtttttaatgattttcaatgacGACGGTAGAAACGGTGACAAAAAACCGGATATTTAGGACTGTCAAATCGAGGCATTTTAAGACATCGTGTAGTAGCttgattttaaagtttatgTGATTTAAATAGTTTAGCCCAAATCAAAGACTTCGTTCCATTTCGTGATTGTTTATTTGCATCAGCAAAGGTCGATTAGCTTCACGTAGGTTTTTAAACGGTTAAAATTACCATAATGTTCGATTATGTAACAATGTACAATATTTAACCTTCTAGGAAGAACTATTCCAAAGTTCCGGATTAGTAGGTTTGTCCCAGCGGACACTTCAGTTACCGAGGTGGTTCCGTCGAGCTTCTGTGAACTGTAAGAAAAGAATAATTAGTTGTGAGAACAAATTCAAGCCAAAACGATTACAATACTTAACCTTCTAGGAAGAACTATTCCAAAGTTCCGGGTTAGTAGATTTGTCCCAGCGGACACTTCAGTTACCGAGGTGGTTCCGTCGAGCTTCTGTAAACTGTAAGTAAAAAGAATAATAAGTTGTGAATACAAATTCAAGCTAAAGCTATACACGATTTGTCACAGGAATCACGCGAGTGATAAAACTTTGACAGGAAGATAAGGCCAAGGTTTGAGAAGAAAACTAAGCTGTAAGTTAAAGTAGAATTGTTAAACCGTAGgacattttctgaaaaatgtattatttacagctttgaagcaatccaacaacaaaataaaactgCTCTCAAAACTTGGACGAATTCTTTCTTGGCCGCAACAATCTTCAAAGAGCTTAACCCGCCCAGGATGGCAGGAAAGGATTACAACCCGGAACTGGAGTTTAACTGCGTTGACTGTATACAATCCGATGCGTACCAGAATATGGTACAATGTGACCAATGTGCGTCCTGGAGGCACTACGCGTGTGCTGGTGTGGACGACTCTGTCGAGGATCACGATTTTATTTGTCGAACGTGCTCTGCTGGTAAGGATGACCGCACACGAAGTTTGGATCCTGGAAGTGATACCATGACAATGGCAGATTCTATGACTCGCTTGATAAAGGAGCAGGAGTTAGAAATCAAAAAGCTGGAATTGGAAGTGAAAGAACGATTTCTCAAGCAAAGAGAGGAATTGTTGGAAGTCGCTGTTGCGCGGAACTCAAGAAACCGGAAAAGTTCGGTGAGTATCCAAGGAAACCAGCAACGGATTAGTAATTGGATTAGCAGCACAGAGAATCCAAATGAAGATGGTGAGGATGAGGATGTTCAACCTTACCCTAGACCAGTGTCTCAAGATGCCTATCTGTATGATGTCGGAAGCAAGCAACGATTGGTTGATCGTTTGAATCAGTTTGAACTGAACGGAAGTCCCACTGCAGATGACGTGCAGGATCTTTTGAATCTCTGTAAGGAAACTTTAGTCTTGACAGATAAAGCAAATCGTATTGGAACCATTCCCAAGTGTAGAACGACATGGAAGTCAGTTGACGAAGCGACTGATCCCACTCTGCGATTGCCGAGTGTGCAAAAGGATAGGTTCCTACATTCTAATAATTTGGAAGCAGTTCCGAGACCTAGCCAGTGGAACACGGAAAGTAGACGATGGCTGATTGATCAGCCAATTCAACCCACATCGAGGGTAGAGTTTGTAGGCCCTGGCCCTGTTTACCCTTCTGCCCTTCCAAACCACCCCAAAGAGTCAGGTAAGCGTCAAGCCTTTATTAATAAACCAAATAACTATGCCTTGAATAATAATCCCACATGTTATACGCCTAATTACGAATCAGGTTGTGGTAAATTTATTGGTCAGTCACACTTTAAATCCTCTTACGGACAGCAGCGTTTTGATACCGCTGGaccgaaatttgaaattagacaAATGCATCAACCCAATACAAAccctgattttcttgattgtcaATCGCGTTACGAGTCCGCAAGACCTGAGTTTAATACACTGCCATCAGTACAATATCCCCACGCCCCCATAAACACTAGAAATAATCTTATGATCCATACAAGCCCTACTCCACAACAACTTACTGCTAGACAGTCACTAGCTCGGGAATTACCGCGATTTTCCGGTGATCCGGCAGATTGGCCGATGTTTATTGCCAACTTTGAGTACACGACAGCAGCGTGTGGTTTCACGGATGGTGAGAATATGGTGCGTCTACAAAAGTGCTTGTGTGGCAGTGCCCTTGAATCAGTTCGAAGTCAACTAGTTCTACCAGCAGCAGTGCCTGAAGTAATTGAGACTCTTCGGTTTCGTTTTGGAAGACCGGAAGTGCTGATCAACTCGCTTCTGAATCAAGTGCGTTCGCTCCCTGTTATTAAGTCAGACAAATTAGAAGGATTGGTGGAGTTTGGACTTGCAGTGAAGGCTTTGTGTGGACATATCGAAGCAGCCAACGAATTTTCTCATCTGTACAATCCACAGTTGCTCCAGGAGCTGGTGGCGAAGCTGCCTACAGAACAGCGGATGCTCTGGGCTGCACATCGACGGGATTTGAAGGCGGTAAACCTGAAAACATTCAGTGACTATATGACGACCGTGGTTCGTGATGCGACTAGTGTCATTGTGTATGAACcagaaa
This sequence is a window from Uranotaenia lowii strain MFRU-FL chromosome 3, ASM2978415v1, whole genome shotgun sequence. Protein-coding genes within it:
- the LOC129750714 gene encoding uncharacterized protein LOC129750714 codes for the protein MAGKDYNPELEFNCVDCIQSDAYQNMVQCDQCASWRHYACAGVDDSVEDHDFICRTCSAGKDDRTRSLDPGSDTMTMADSMTRLIKEQELEIKKLELEVKERFLKQREELLEVAVARNSRNRKSSVSIQGNQQRISNWISSTENPNEDGEDEDVQPYPRPVSQDAYLYDVGSKQRLVDRLNQFELNGSPTADDVQDLLNLCKETLVLTDKANRIGTIPKCRTTWKSVDEATDPTLRLPSVQKDRFLHSNNLEAVPRPSQWNTESRRWLIDQPIQPTSRVEFVGPGPVYPSALPNHPKESGSSNGVKQPSVPVEECRKLKTTWDLIQHELDVFWKRWLKEYMPIIRRRSKWFKQVRPIEVGDLVLMVDSKVRNGWIRGRIEDVIAGSDDQVRQVSVRTANGVLRRAVHQLALLDVGRVSAVSVDTQMHPGEDVGKQATLP